One stretch of Pseudomonas fragi DNA includes these proteins:
- a CDS encoding tetratricopeptide repeat protein: protein MSFQLRREEVLDGAQLSAMLAENPGKAAQAILIAAKQGIVDGQALLGQILLDGQGIERDPVLAKRWFQIAANSGHLMARNMLGRCWEHGWGGPVDCTLASLEYRQAAEAGLDWALYNYANLLATGRGVAPDQGAAFKLYRVAAQAGHAKSMNLVGRYLEEGVYCPGDKQAAWVWYERSARGGDFRGQFSHASVLAEAGRIDEALTWFERALAGGNLNFLRVSLAALLEARDLRVRAMSEAWQARIHTLQSSPVQNR, encoded by the coding sequence ATGAGCTTTCAACTACGTCGTGAAGAAGTGCTCGACGGTGCGCAACTGAGCGCCATGCTGGCTGAAAACCCGGGCAAGGCGGCCCAGGCCATTTTAATCGCCGCCAAGCAGGGCATCGTCGATGGCCAGGCCTTGCTCGGGCAGATTCTGCTCGACGGCCAGGGCATTGAGCGCGATCCGGTGCTGGCCAAGCGCTGGTTTCAGATCGCCGCCAATTCTGGCCACCTGATGGCCCGCAATATGTTGGGGCGCTGCTGGGAACATGGCTGGGGCGGGCCTGTGGACTGCACCCTGGCCAGCCTGGAATACCGCCAGGCCGCCGAGGCGGGGCTGGACTGGGCGCTCTACAACTACGCCAACCTGCTGGCCACCGGCCGCGGCGTGGCGCCAGACCAGGGGGCGGCATTCAAGCTGTACCGGGTCGCGGCGCAGGCGGGCCATGCCAAGTCGATGAACCTGGTGGGGCGCTACCTCGAAGAGGGGGTGTATTGCCCGGGCGACAAGCAAGCGGCCTGGGTCTGGTATGAGCGCTCGGCCCGGGGCGGTGATTTTCGTGGCCAGTTCAGCCATGCCTCGGTCCTGGCCGAGGCCGGGCGTATTGATGAAGCGTTGACCTGGTTTGAGCGCGCCCTGGCCGGCGGCAACCTGAATTTTCTGCGGGTAAGCCTGGCGGCCCTGCTTGAAGCCCGCGACCTGCGTGTCAGGGCCATGAGCGAGGCCTGGCAAGCCCGTATCCATACGTTGCAGAGCAGCCCTGTGCAAAACAGATGA
- a CDS encoding alpha-xenorhabdolysin family binary toxin subunit A — translation MQVQNVAPPGGAEDTRPLEEMSALEAAIYLPSQYIQMLAGEKTAAVSRDELGFIVRRSDIQSVRAYVRESRALPVEYTKVVAWLGADTASVAGLEPASIQSFHQRVVQHAASWAVLERDTKELSRQLNRFSDGFITTANSIIELINKVELDRFLSGTLDELTQAEEAELKKIVLSATELRAVGIVRDYVLLIKQDTEAYIKKTHAVGALAAEFERVLSDELIHQVNAKLEAYAKAGLSAERKLLTARIKELDSEIEQLIRDYRSHVLYGHSGIFLGPIGLAITGGIFGVKAESIRARKNKLIAERDLARQGSQEQERLAVALDTTQQRFTDLRSRMLGAEQGARQLAQVWGYIAKYLDEAAFELKGVNTLARLHKFKLDFAQLLNPWMRVKDYSFYIALVFDDMVDGRQ, via the coding sequence ATGCAGGTTCAAAATGTTGCGCCCCCTGGCGGCGCTGAAGATACCCGCCCGCTTGAAGAGATGAGTGCACTTGAAGCGGCCATCTACTTGCCGTCGCAGTATATTCAAATGCTCGCGGGTGAAAAAACCGCTGCTGTTTCCAGGGACGAGTTGGGCTTTATTGTCCGGCGCAGTGATATCCAGAGTGTCCGTGCGTATGTGCGCGAGTCCAGGGCATTGCCCGTAGAGTACACCAAGGTCGTGGCCTGGCTCGGCGCCGACACGGCGAGTGTCGCGGGGCTGGAGCCGGCCAGTATCCAGTCGTTTCATCAGCGTGTGGTGCAACATGCCGCCAGTTGGGCCGTGCTGGAGCGCGATACCAAGGAACTCAGCCGACAACTCAACCGTTTCTCCGACGGGTTCATCACCACGGCCAACAGCATTATCGAGTTGATCAATAAAGTCGAACTGGACCGTTTCCTAAGTGGCACGCTTGACGAACTGACCCAGGCAGAAGAAGCCGAGCTTAAAAAGATTGTGCTCAGCGCAACCGAGCTGAGAGCTGTGGGTATCGTCAGGGACTATGTGCTGCTTATCAAGCAGGATACCGAGGCCTACATCAAAAAAACCCATGCCGTGGGCGCACTGGCGGCCGAGTTTGAGCGTGTGTTGTCGGATGAGCTGATTCACCAGGTAAATGCCAAGCTCGAAGCGTATGCCAAGGCGGGGCTATCGGCTGAGCGCAAGTTGCTGACTGCGCGCATCAAGGAACTGGACAGTGAAATCGAGCAGTTGATCAGGGACTACCGCTCGCATGTGCTGTACGGGCATTCGGGGATCTTTCTTGGGCCTATCGGGCTGGCGATTACCGGCGGGATTTTCGGGGTCAAGGCTGAGAGCATACGCGCGCGGAAAAACAAGCTGATCGCCGAGCGCGATCTTGCCAGGCAAGGCAGTCAGGAGCAGGAACGTCTGGCTGTAGCCCTGGACACCACCCAGCAGCGTTTCACGGATTTGCGCAGCCGTATGCTCGGCGCCGAGCAGGGCGCCAGGCAACTGGCACAGGTCTGGGGTTATATCGCCAAATATCTGGATGAGGCAGCGTTTGAACTCAAAGGGGTCAATACCCTTGCCCGATTACACAAGTTCAAACTTGATTTTGCTCAGTTGTTGAACCCTTGGATGCGTGTCAAGGATTACAGTTTTTATATCGCACTGGTGTTTGATGACATGGTGGATGGGCGTCAGTAA
- a CDS encoding alpha-xenorhabdolysin family binary toxin subunit B: MGYDNPDMPGVIEGLKKFHAVAVNHEYDFIPSLQERLGQAARYLSQSVRAVADKASNLEVMVESAGLDELLQQWIIVQGHTRLAAGIQASAINTLSDTFFQRVSRIASAARAAKEQIEMRAVEGEGLNLEHYSDPLLIYDAARLEELEQQAVDLQVEEDRLRADKQVIDAAVTLLQSRTWLDHVRDLLPTPEQIQGLVSTALVGRADADTVIAALERLTQYLGVYDGGFRLFSLTEARNKISDRLVDLRTLSNKNKTDARVLQERAQKIRRHAELVEVRACWVANIRLVAKGMGVFIARVRATTEVDEHLLRQTSAELAGFLGFLRRISR; this comes from the coding sequence ATGGGTTATGACAATCCCGATATGCCGGGTGTTATCGAAGGCTTGAAAAAATTCCATGCGGTGGCGGTCAATCATGAATACGATTTTATTCCGTCGCTCCAGGAGCGTTTGGGGCAGGCAGCCAGGTATTTGAGTCAAAGTGTGCGTGCTGTTGCTGATAAGGCCAGCAATCTTGAAGTGATGGTTGAAAGTGCCGGGCTCGACGAGCTCCTCCAGCAGTGGATCATTGTTCAGGGCCATACCCGTCTGGCTGCCGGTATACAAGCATCGGCGATCAATACGTTAAGTGATACTTTTTTTCAGCGGGTCAGCCGTATTGCAAGTGCCGCCAGGGCGGCGAAAGAACAGATCGAAATGCGCGCAGTGGAAGGTGAAGGGTTGAACCTGGAGCATTATTCGGACCCGCTGCTGATTTATGACGCGGCCAGGCTCGAAGAACTGGAGCAGCAGGCCGTTGACCTGCAGGTCGAAGAAGATCGGCTGCGTGCAGACAAGCAGGTGATTGACGCAGCGGTAACGCTTTTGCAATCACGAACCTGGCTCGACCATGTGCGTGACTTGCTGCCCACACCGGAGCAAATCCAGGGATTGGTCAGCACCGCCCTGGTGGGAAGGGCGGATGCAGACACCGTGATTGCCGCCCTTGAGCGTTTGACCCAGTACCTGGGCGTTTATGACGGCGGGTTCAGGCTGTTTTCGCTGACTGAAGCGCGCAACAAGATAAGCGACAGGTTGGTCGACCTGAGAACCTTGAGCAACAAGAACAAGACGGATGCGCGAGTGCTGCAGGAGCGCGCGCAAAAGATCAGGCGCCACGCGGAGCTAGTTGAGGTGCGTGCCTGCTGGGTTGCCAATATAAGGCTGGTGGCCAAGGGGATGGGGGTGTTCATTGCCCGGGTGCGTGCGACCACTGAAGTCGATGAGCACTTGCTGCGTCAGACTTCGGCCGAGCTGGCGGGGTTTCTGGGCTTTTTGCGGCGCATCAGCCGCTAG